In one window of Oncorhynchus gorbuscha isolate QuinsamMale2020 ecotype Even-year linkage group LG23, OgorEven_v1.0, whole genome shotgun sequence DNA:
- the LOC124011663 gene encoding augurin-A-like: MAFHNLCLQVLLLTVFLSYCAHSDGAGENKLHRLLKKRDVGGGTKPAGVAVTPSKAKEFLTSLRRPKRNIWDRSRPDVQQWIMQFMHMGYDEARLETDLSYWMDLARSSDQGRQHHYDENAPIGPQDPDSYRHGANVNYDYY, encoded by the exons ATGGCTTTCCACAACCTCTGTCTGCAGGTTCTACTGCTAACGGTCTTCCTCTCCTACTGCGCTCACTCAG ATGGCGCAGGGGAGAACAAGCTCCACAGACTACTGAAGAAAAGGGATG TGGGCGGAGGTACGAAGCCTGCAGGGGTGGCTGTGACCCCCTCCAAGGCCAAAGAGTTCCTGACCTCCCTACGGAGGCCCAAGAGGAACATCTGGGACCGCAGCAGGCCAGATGTGCAGCAATGGATCATGCAGTTTATGCACATGGGTTATGACGAGGCG AGGCTTGAGACTGACCTGTCCTACTGGATGGACCTGGCCCGGTCGTCAGACCAAGGTCGCCAGCACCATTATGACGAGAACGCCCCCATCGGGCCCCAGGACCCCGATTCCTACAGACACGGCGCCAATGTCAATTATGACTACTATTAA